Genomic DNA from Desulfurivibrio alkaliphilus AHT 2:
CCTCAATTACGACGACCTGGAAAATGCCATCGCCGCCGGCGAGATCGACTTCGTACTCAGCAACCCGGCCCATTACGTGCTGCTGGCCCATCGGGACAACCTATCCTCGCCGCTGGCCACCATGATCAACCTGGTGCAAGACCAGCCATCCCGTGGTTTCGGTGGGGTGATTCTGGTGCCCTCCCAACAGCGGGAGCTGCAACAGGTCAAGGACCTGGCCGGCCGGACCGTGGCCACGGTTTCCCGCAAGTCCCTGGGAGGGTTTCAGATGCAGGCCTTTGAGTTGCGGCAGCAAGGGGTAAACATTTTGCGGGAGTCTCGAGTGCTGGAAACGGGCATGCCCCACGACCTGGCCGTTGACACCATGCTGCGGGGCGAGGCCGATGCCGCTTTCGTCCGCAGCGGGGTAATGGAGGGGTTGATCCACGAAGGGCGGCTGGACCCGGAGGTGGTCAGGGTACTTAATCCGTTGCCCCGTTCTGAGTTCCCTTTTGTGCTTTCCACCCGGCTGTATCCCGAATGGCCCCTGGTCGCCCTGGCCCATGTCGATGAACAGGCGGCCCTGAAACTGGTTACCGCCGTACTGGCTTTGCCCCATGGTGGCGAAGACGCTCGCCGGGCGGGGATTTACGGCTTTACCTTGCCGGCCGACTACCGGCCGGTGGAGCAACTGCTGCGCGAATTGCGCCTGCCGCCTTTCGAGCAGTCGCCTTTCTTTACCCTGCATGATGCCTGGCAACGCTGGACGTGGTTGATCGTGGCCACGGTACTGTCCATGCTGTTTTTGCTGCTGTTGTCCATCGGCATGCTCTGGGCCCGGCGGCAGGTGGCCAGGCAACAAGCCCACACCATGAACCTGCTTAGAAGCTTAGGGGAAGGGGTTTACGGCACCGACCGCACCGGCCGGTGCACCTTTATTAATGATACCGCCCTGGAGATGCTGGGCTTTACCCACGAAGAAGTTATCGGTGCCGACCAGCACCAGCTTTTTCACCACCACACCCCCGACGGCCGGGAGTACCATGTGGAGGATTGCCCGGTTTATCTTACCGCCATGGATGGCCGGGTGCGGCGCCTGGAAGAATGGTTTTTTCGCAAGGACGGCCGTGGTTTTCCGGTGGAACTGGTGGTTACCCCGGTGCGTGAGCAGGGAAAAATCACGGGGACCATCGCGGCTTTTAAAGATATCAGCCAGCGCCGCCGGGCCGAAGAAAAGCTGCAACGGCAAAGCGAGGAACTGCACCGCTCCAACGCCGACCTTGAGCAGTTTGCCTATGCCGCCTCCCACGACTTGCGGCAGCCCCTGCGGATGGTACAGGGTTATCTGCAACTGCTGGTGCGCCGCCTGGGTAGTCGTCTTTCATCGGAAGAGCAGGAGTATATCTTTTACGCCACCGATGGCGCCCGGCGTATGGACGAGATGATCGTAGGCCTGTTGAATTTTTCCCGGGTAGGGCGCAAAGGCGATCCCATGGCTCCCCTTAATGGCCGCGCTCCCTTGGATGAGGCCCTGGCTTTTCTGGCTCTGGATATCGAGAAAAGCGGTGCCACGATGAAAGTCGCCGGCCGGTGGCCGCAAGTGGTGGCCAGTGGCGATGAACTGACCCGGTTGTTCCAGAATTTGTTGAGCAACGCCATTAAATATGTCCCTGCCGACCGCACCCCTGAGGTGGAGGTGGAATCTTCGGTGGTCGGTGATTGTTGGCGGGTTGAGATCCGTGACAACGGGATCGGTATCGACCCGAGCCAGCAGCCCCGGTTGTTCAAGGTTTTTTCCCGTCTGCAAAGCCGAAAGAAATTTGATGGCACCGGCATCGGCCTGGCCCTTTGCCGCCGGATCGTCGAGTGCCACGGCGGCAGCATCGGGGTGGAGTCCGCCGGTTCCGACCAGGGGGCGGTATTCTGGTTTGAGTTGCCTCTGGAACCAAAACTTGCCGAAGAACCAGATCCTGATCCCGATCACCAGGGAAAATACCATGAATGAACAGGTCGATCAAAAGAGCCCCGGGGAACTGTCGTTGCCTGGGCTGGTGGATATTCTTGGCAATATCAACGATGCGGTCTGGTCTTTTTCCTGGCCCGAGCTGGTAATGTTATTTGCCAGTCCGGCCACGGAACGAATTTACGGTCGACCGCCGGCGGCTTTTATTGAGCAGCCCGATTTGTGGCGGACCATGATGCACCCCGACGACCGTCACCTGGCCGACCGGATCATCGAGCAGTTGCAGGCTGAGGGGATGGCCGACCTGGAGTACCGAATTGTCCGGCAAGATGAAACCCTGGGCTGGGTGCGCGACAAAAGGCGGCTGGTGTACGATGACCAACAGCGACCGCTGCGGGTGGATGGCAGTATTTCCGATATCACCACCCAAAAACAGGCCCATGAGGCTTTGCGGGTCCTGGCGGAAAGCGGCAACCTGCAGGAGCAAAACGTCTTGGCCTTTCTGGTCGGCGAAATAGCGGCATCCCAGGGCAAGCGCCATGTGCTGATTGCAGAAATCCCCCCAGGGCAGCCGGATCTTGCCCGGACGGTGGCGGTCTGCAGCGACGGCAAGCTGGTGGAAAACTTCAGTTATCATCTGGCCGACACCCCATGCCGCAACGTGGTCAACCAAGGGGTCTGCTTTTACCCCCGCAACATAAGGCAACTGTTCCCTCGGGATCAGTTGCTGCAGGAGATGGAAGTGGAAAGTTACTGGGGCACACCCCTCTTTGCCACCACCGGCGAAACCATCGGTTTACTGGCAATCATTGATGATCGCCCGATGGCCGAGGAACCCCATAACACTGCGTTGCTCAAAAGTTTTGCCGTGCGGGCGGCGGCGGAACTGGAGCGCCGCCACGATGAGCTGCAACGGGATCTGATGATCTCCGCCCTCAGCCGCTCCAGCCAGGAGATGAAGCGGCTGGCTGAGGTTATGGCCCACCATCTGCAGGAGCCAACCCGCCGCCTGGTGACCTTTGCCCAGCGGTTGCGCAAAAGTTTCAGCTCGGACCAGGAGAGTCGTGAAAGCCTGACCGCCCTGGACTTTATCGAGTATGAGGCCTGGCGACTCAGGGCACTGGTTAATGATATTCAGCAGTACCTGAGCACCGAAGCTCAACCGCCGCAGGCGGTGGCCAGCGATGTCCGGGAGGTGCTGGCAGCCGAAGAACGGCGGCTGGCACCCCGGCTGGCCGAAATCAACGGTCGGCTCGAGATCGGTGAACTGCCGGCGGCGCCACTTGATGTGTCGCGGCTGCAAAAACTGTTTTCCGTGTTGCTGGATAACGCCATTGGCCACGCCACCGGCCATCACCCCCTGTTGATCAGGGTCAGCGGTGAGAGCTTACCGGGGTTGCTGCGGTTTAAAGTGGAAGACAACGGTCCCGGAATTGCTCTTGAACAGCGGAAAAAGGTTTTTAATCTGTTTGAAAAACTGGACTCCTCGCAGGCTGGAACCGGCCTGGGGCTGGCCATCGCCCGA
This window encodes:
- a CDS encoding PhnD/SsuA/transferrin family substrate-binding protein encodes the protein MKLLTGRRSHLLPIMLFLLLLLLPGTGQPQTADERLTLGVLAYRPVPDTEQRWQPLVDYLNAAVADLRLDLKALNYDDLENAIAAGEIDFVLSNPAHYVLLAHRDNLSSPLATMINLVQDQPSRGFGGVILVPSQQRELQQVKDLAGRTVATVSRKSLGGFQMQAFELRQQGVNILRESRVLETGMPHDLAVDTMLRGEADAAFVRSGVMEGLIHEGRLDPEVVRVLNPLPRSEFPFVLSTRLYPEWPLVALAHVDEQAALKLVTAVLALPHGGEDARRAGIYGFTLPADYRPVEQLLRELRLPPFEQSPFFTLHDAWQRWTWLIVATVLSMLFLLLLSIGMLWARRQVARQQAHTMNLLRSLGEGVYGTDRTGRCTFINDTALEMLGFTHEEVIGADQHQLFHHHTPDGREYHVEDCPVYLTAMDGRVRRLEEWFFRKDGRGFPVELVVTPVREQGKITGTIAAFKDISQRRRAEEKLQRQSEELHRSNADLEQFAYAASHDLRQPLRMVQGYLQLLVRRLGSRLSSEEQEYIFYATDGARRMDEMIVGLLNFSRVGRKGDPMAPLNGRAPLDEALAFLALDIEKSGATMKVAGRWPQVVASGDELTRLFQNLLSNAIKYVPADRTPEVEVESSVVGDCWRVEIRDNGIGIDPSQQPRLFKVFSRLQSRKKFDGTGIGLALCRRIVECHGGSIGVESAGSDQGAVFWFELPLEPKLAEEPDPDPDHQGKYHE
- a CDS encoding sensor histidine kinase: MNEQVDQKSPGELSLPGLVDILGNINDAVWSFSWPELVMLFASPATERIYGRPPAAFIEQPDLWRTMMHPDDRHLADRIIEQLQAEGMADLEYRIVRQDETLGWVRDKRRLVYDDQQRPLRVDGSISDITTQKQAHEALRVLAESGNLQEQNVLAFLVGEIAASQGKRHVLIAEIPPGQPDLARTVAVCSDGKLVENFSYHLADTPCRNVVNQGVCFYPRNIRQLFPRDQLLQEMEVESYWGTPLFATTGETIGLLAIIDDRPMAEEPHNTALLKSFAVRAAAELERRHDELQRDLMISALSRSSQEMKRLAEVMAHHLQEPTRRLVTFAQRLRKSFSSDQESRESLTALDFIEYEAWRLRALVNDIQQYLSTEAQPPQAVASDVREVLAAEERRLAPRLAEINGRLEIGELPAAPLDVSRLQKLFSVLLDNAIGHATGHHPLLIRVSGESLPGLLRFKVEDNGPGIALEQRKKVFNLFEKLDSSQAGTGLGLAIARRIVDGQGGWIGIGESELGGTAVIIELPRRDGEG